CCTGAGTATTCCTGATACTGAATGTTTAAATTATtgtgttcagaagaaaaaagctttaagCCATCTGgtgtattttttgttggtttttttttttttttttcttaggaatAATACTGGAAGGTTCTTATGTATTTAATGTTCATGAGAAACTTTATTCTTTTGTCTGGGAGTGATACGTTTTGGCATTTCAATTTTTGCAAAAATTACTCATTTTAAACTTGTATAGAAATAGCTGAAGTTAAAATATGACTTGGAACGTGTTTACATACCTACTTTAATTCCATTTTGTTCTCTTAGTGCTGGGGTTGATTCCCAGGAAATATATTAACCAGGTAAATCACCCTGGAGTAATGAGattctcttctgcctttttgtaTTTACATAGAAAACCAATCATAAACTACTCAAGGCTGTGTTGCATAGATGTTGGGTTTTTTGACGTTTTTGTCTTAAATTGTTGACCAATGAAACACTACCTTATTGATTTAATTCTGTAACAGCAGTGGGATAAATGTGAGAATTTATTCTGATTTAATTCTATAATAGCAATGGGATAAGTGCAAGAATTTGTTCTGCTGGAACAGTTTATGTCAGGAATTCTTCTGAAGTGTTCTTGTATCTTACAATTACAATACCATATCGTATGTCGTTTTGTCCTTTTGATAATCAAGAGACAGTGAGAGAAATGCAGAGCTAGCATTATTATGTGCCTGGTGTTCTTTGCAGTGGATATTACTGTCTATCGTAATGGCTACCATGGAGATCTGAACGAGACATTTTACGTTGGAGAAGTTGATGAGGGTGCAAAGAGGCTTGTCCAAACGACGTATGAGTGCCTAATGCAAGCCATTGATGCAGGTAAATCCTCATTCTACAGCCTGAAGTGTTACAGTTTTGGCTTTACCTGGGAATGACTTTTGTTGCAGAACACAAAAGTGTTAGTGTGCATCTGTAGCAGATGACATCTGCTATATATGTAGTACattggttatttttaaagatatgtTTCTCTATTTGGTGGTTGCAACATTCTATTTTGTATGTGGCTTTACAAGTAAAATGTAAGTGATGCTGAGGTGATCCACATATGATGATATTTTCATAGAGACAACATTATTGGACAATTATATGAATAAAACATCCTTAATTTGAATTGGTTAGAGTGTGTGAAGAGCCAAGTTTGTTTTGGAAGACCAGCAAGGCTATCTTCTCTAATTTACATGGTGTAAATGCAAAACATTGTTTGAAGACTTAACACGTCTTGTTGCCCCCCAGACTGAACTGTTTAGTGTTACACTCACTTATACAGTTGGTGAATTAAGTGATCATAGTGGAGGAAGGAAGTTGCTTACTAGAACAGGTGTGCATGTGAAACATGAATGTTACAGAGGTGATGTTAGCCTGAATGGCGTTAGGTGATGGgtttcagtgaaagaaagctCTATAAATTTGTATCTTTTACATTTTGCAGTAAAACCTGGCGTTCGGTATAGAGAACTAGGAAACATTATTCAGAAACATGCTCAAGCAAATGGATTCTCAGTTGTTCGGAGCTACTGTGGGCACGGAATCCATAAACTCTTCCATACAGCCCCTAATGTGCCACATTATGCCAGTGAGTATTCCTTTTGCACTGTGCTACAGACAGGGCGTGCTTTGGGATGAATTGCACCCGATATAGTTCTTGCTCATATTTCAATAAAGCAGCATGTTGTCTAGCAGTCATCACATTAGCATTTGTATACttgtgaaataatttgttttttgaacTTGGGATCATAACGTGTTTCATGAAACTAAGTAAGGTGGATGTGTCATATACTCATTCTACGCAATGACTGGGTAAGTTGTCAACTTTTTTGTATCATTTTCCAATGAATCCCTCAGATCAGTCCTTATCTGGTGTGAGTGGGTAAGCGTTTTCAGTCACAAGATCAAAGTGAAAACTTTATGCCAATTCCTGATGTATATAAAAGCAGAGTggttctgttgcttttgtttgtttggaagggATCTACCCTTCCTACCTCCCTGGTGTTCTCAGCTTTAGTTTTTGGAAATGGCCATGTCCCTATGACTTTGGCAGCAGGACTAAGGGGCAGCATCTGCAGAGGCAATAGAGAGAAGCTTAAGGATGAACTAAGGACAGGAAAAATATCACAAAGCAGTGATAAACAATCCAAATGCACTTCAGCTGCATAGCTCTCCTGATAGGACCTTCATTTCAAGGtaaaacagagcaaaggaaaagggCTGAAGCCTTTCTTCAAAGTGCACTCCTACTCGTATACTGTGCATCACTTTATGAACATCCATGTAAAGACTTATGGCTTATCTAATGTCAGAAAGTTCCAGTGTTAGAAGttctctgcttattttttctttaatgttacCTAAAAAAATACTTGATTATCATCCTGACTGCTTTGTCTTCTTTAGTATTCCAGAAGAATGAAGGGGACAGTGTCTGTCAGGAATGGAGTCATAGGATTACTGGACTGTTAGCTTATTTCACAGTTTATTGGAGGTTCAGGGGAACTGAATTAAGAAGTCATCAAGCCTTATTCAAGCATCTTCAAGGCATATTtttactagatttttttttaattgtttactTTCATCATAAAAGTTTGCAGGTCTTTTTTTGATAGGAGTTAAGTCAACAATTAATTCTGAACTCCTTGAGTCAATATTGCAGTGCTGGGTAAGGGAAATTTTAATGTGAGGTTAAAAATGAATGGACGAATGAATGAGTCATCTCTCAAAGGGCTTTTCTGACTTTCTCATATTCTTACTATCTTCTTCTAGGACAAAGATTCATCTGTTACCTAAGGTGTGATCAGTTTTCTAAgtcaaatgtttattttattgcagaaaataAGGCGGTTGGAGTCATGAAGCCAGGTCATGTATTTACAATTGAACCAATGATCTGTGAAGGTGAGCAGTTTGGCAAGAGCCAGAAATCACTTAATTAAACTGATTCTCCATAATGCCTGTATGGAGTACAATGGTTTACTCCATGTTTATTATTAAGAAGTGATGAAATAGGAAGCCGGTCCTATTCTGTACAGTTGAtagatttctttcagttcttttggGAGAACTGATATCTGGTATTTAAATGATGAATTTTTGTCTGGTTTTACATTTGTAGGTGGTTGGCAAGATGAAACGTGGCCTGATGGTTGGACTGCGGTAACAAGAGATGGAAAGCGATCTGCTCAGTTTGAACACACTCTCCTGGTTACTGACACAGGCTGTGAGATCCTCACCCGGCGTCTGGATAGTATTCGTCCCCATTTCATGTCCCAGTGATAGTCTAGACTGAGCAGGTGGATCTGAACGACATTTATTTGTCTCTGTactatgcatttttttaagAGTACAGAATAGAGAGGAGTTCcatcatttgctttgttcttgctGATTGTAGATAAGAGAGGAATTCATTGAAGAACCTGACACAGTGTCTGGTAAAGCAGAGAAGAATTTAAAAggattttctgctttcctcctaCCTACAACACTCGtgctatatttttctttcttcttccattatCTCTATTGCACCTTTCTTCCAATTAGACCCGCGGATGCTTCTGTTGCTGCCGTATTAGCTAGAAATGTGTGGGTAACCTTTCCCACCTGGACTTGTTATTCTGGGAtccagttttcttttcacttcagtGTGCCCTGTTTCTCTTGGTGTGTGAGTGGCACCTGAGATTTTATGCGTTTCTAGTTCCAAAGACCCGTTCCTGCTTCTGCAGATACTGTTTTAATGGGCTGGGCCTCATTTGTCATTTTTCTCATCAGTTGAGAAACAGTTGAAGGGAGAAGGATGTGCATGTTGCCAAGAATAGATGACCCCTTACCTTTAATTCTGTTCCCATCTTCCTGCTGGTGATCTCTGTGGTAATTGTGACTGTAGAGATTTCTAGAATGGGCTTCCTACAGGGAAAACTGCTAAATTCTGTCTTAACTGCAGCTCTCTGTAACAAGCCGCCTCTCTGTGGAGCAGTGTTTGCAGGCAGTCTCCTGCTCCAAAAGCTTGGTGAAAATAACACATCAGATGTGGctagagaaaagaagaaaaacaagaaccaAGAAGATCCCACGATTCATAGGATCCCTACGtgggtcagctgtgggacaTTTGTTACAGGTACATCCACAGTAGCTGTGGGGGACTGGATTTGCAAGACTTACAGTGAGATGAGCATATATCTCATATATCTCAAAACTCTGAGTATGAGAAGACGAAACAttgatgctgtatttttttttgttagttctGAAACAGCTGTTTCTCCCTCATCAAACAGTTGTCTGAGTTTCATGGTTTTGTAAAGTCTTAGAGGGACATAGGAAAACTCATCTTTTCCCTCAGGCTCTGTAGAATGGGCAATCTTAATTTTAGTACATACACACAATTTTTTCTTGTCTATCTGTGGATCACGATCAGCTGGTAACTGTCACCTTAAGGAGTCTATATGAAACCTCTGTCTTCTCTGTACCCTCTCTTTTCCCCTGCTCGCTTCCTTTCCATTATCTTTGGTGTCTTTGCTGagggaatttattttttctttcctgaaatgtAACAAATTTTTTTTCGGACCCCACTGTAAGTCCTACACCACTGTAATGCAAGAAACAGTCAAACCAATGCAGACATTAAATCATACAGTTGTGGGCATAAAAGACACCTTTTACAAGGTATCTAGTGAATTTATTGTCACATTAGATCCAAGCATGAGGTACTGCAGAATTTAGATGGGAAAACATGTTAGTACTTCACGAACTGGACTGACATGGATATTACCAAATATCAAATTCACCAGAAAACATCTTCTCTGCCCTGAGTGCCTCAGACTTGCATTGCTGTAAGAGTATCATTGCAATGTTTTCATTACCTTTATTATTAATTATGCAGTAAAGTGACCTGAAATGATGCATagagtatgtgtgtgtgcgtgtgtatgCGTGTGTATAGATTTTAACGAAAAGGACTGTAGTACTCTGAGTGGAATTACCTGTGTTGAATGAAACGTAACATATTGAAGGACTGTCCTGGAGGTTTGCCCACCATCTCACTCATGTGAATGGTTCCAGTGGTCTTGCCTTTagtgtgtgtgcgtgtgtgagTGTGATGGGGGGGCCTCATTTTTGttctacaaaataaaaactgcagctgcttttaacagaaatcacattttttttttgtgattcaAAACTAGATACAGCATTCTCAAGGTTCCTCCAGGTTTGCTTGCAACAGTGCAAGTCTACCAGTGGATGCATGCAGCCAATTAAAAAGTCACACTTAAACCTGTGCATGTGTAATGTGGGTACCTCTTTGTTGCACAAATACAACCAAATTTAGCACTGCAAGTTTACACCACAGGTAATCTACGATGCTATGCATTTCTGTCTATACATTGAAATGGCAGGAAGAAAGCTGTTTCTACTGAGTTCATACTGttgcagtatttttaaacatgtgATAAGTTGGGACAGCATCTACACCTGTTCTTTGACCACGAGACAGATACacatcagcctggagaacagaattatttaataaaagtgTTGTGAAAGATCTTTTTCATCTATCTAGCTGTAGCTTTGCTTCAATGTAATGCATTAGGCTTGTGCTTACTAGATTGGGGAAATTATGCGTTTTTCATTCTTACATTGATATCCACtacaaaatacaacaacaaaaaaccttgcACCAGTTTTGTAATCatagggtttttttcccttgacaGTTATAGTTCAGTACAGTGCCTCAGTCACCAAGAAGGGGTGTGAGAAAGAGAACTTGTGTGAATAAGCCCCTCTCACATGTGGAACTTCAAAGACAATGCCTTTACATAACAGCTGTAGTCAAGCTGTATCTGCTCTGTTTGTggggggggtttttttgtttttttttttttgttgttgttgtttgtttgttttttggtagtACTGGTTACAAATGTTTCTTCAGTTGCCAGTAAGTTTAAGGAAATAGCAGAATTTTCTCTGCTACAGAAGTCTTGGAGGTGACCCCATTAGGGCAAGTCAAAGTAGTTTTATGCTATCAATCACCTTTACAAAAATCCTGCCTTCTGCCACTGTAATTAGCCAGGTTGGAATTAAGGCAGAATATAGATTTGACTTCCCAAGGAAACATGAGTAACAGACATTTTTTAGATCATTCATCCAGCCAGTCTGCTTTCCTAGCTGGCTGCAAAGTAGAGCTGGGTAGTAGGTCCTTCATAGTCCCTGAGCAGCCTCAGAAGCTTGCCAGCTCTACAGTAATTActcctctctgtgcagctgcagcacactgaCACTGCTTTTCAACCCTGCTATGTTTAGTAAACCATCAGGTGGAATGAATCCCCCATCATTTGCTAATGAGTTTGAAAAATGCTCATCCATATACTGTAAAACCACCTAAGGAAAACAGTAAGATATAGCTACCAATGTCTTAATGATCAACAAGTTCAACACCACTGTTtagaaatatgcttttattaagTAAATTGAGTTAGGCACGATTACATTTGAGGAACAGGTACAGAAGTCCCAAAACCAGTGTTTGTTCTTTATGTAACACTACCCTGTGGTTACTGGTTATATTACTTTTTCCCCAGAAGAACAGGTCATTTAATATGTAGAATGCTCACCCTCAAATCTTCCTAAGTCCTGGTGAGTTTTCAGCTGCAGGTTCCTACTCCTTGTCAGAAATTGCATTATAAAAGGACAGTTACCACACGGCTGGCCAACTGGAAGCTTCGTGTCTGGCTCTAAAGCTTTAGAACCGTTCGAAtgcttaaaatggaaaagaacaaatattaaaGAGTTACAAATACATCACTTTTCAAGTATGCCAAGACATACCCTCATTTAACTTCTACtttttttaagaatgaaatgaTATCTCTAACAATTACTAAAAAACCTGCCTAAAAAAGGTGTTGATAACACTCATTATCCTTGATCTTTAGTCTGTTTCCAAAGAAGACACACTCAGCAGGAAAGCTTTTCAAGTGATGTGCATCAGTTTTCATAACTAGCCAAAATATCTATGAGGAAAACTAATGTTTACAGGCATTCCCTCTTTTTGCAATTTGGAGTATTTTAAGTAACTTAcactgctattttttcccccccaccatCTGCAGTCAACTGCAGAACTTTGCAGTGTGAACAGTCCAAATTGCTGTTTATCTTAATAAAGGAAGAAGCTATCTTAAGTAATTGTCTGAAAATAACTCAATAGTAGATTTCAGCATAATGAGACTCATGGTTTAATGAACTGTACACATGTATTTGGTAAAAAATGTCctttgatttctgtgtgtttttctacAAAGGAATGTTTTAGCGGTAGTTTTAGAAATACAAAGCTAAGAATAGCTCATCCCCTTTACCTGTGCATTTCCCTTATATGTTGCTTGCTTTTTACTCTGCCTCTGATTTGGCATGCATTTAGAAGCTCAGATAAAGCATACCTGTCTCAGAATGAACGTGCACAGTATATGCCAGCCCCTATCCTGACCCTGTCCCCTAATGAAACATATACACCTTTCAGTGTTAGGAACATTACCTCTTTCCTTGATGCATCAGATCAAAAGCCTCATTGATTTTATCAAAAGGCAGGGTGTGAGTCACAAACTCATCTACTTTGATCTTTTTGGACATGTAGTCAGTCACCAGCTTTGGTACATTGTCTACGCTCTTCCAGCCTGAAAGACAGCAAgcacacatttgtttttgtcctttccACCCACCTCAGaacaaagaggaaggaaaacgTAACAATCTTTATGTGGGTGTTTATCTGattcatctgaaaagaaatagagattGGTGCTGTCTGTCCCTCCTGCTTTAGTCAGGTCGTGAATTAAGAACGAAAGGAGAGCACAAACCTTTCATTAGTATTTCAAAACTCAACAGCCCTCACCTAGAAAATCACGTGGTAGGCATCTCCGTCAGCCCCTCAATAGACCTTTATAACCCAACTAAGTTTTGTATTACTTGGAAAAAGAGCTCCATAAAGAAATCCATCAAGCGTGGGTACTTCACTAACTTCAGCAATTACTGAATCCCCAGATCACTGCTAACTAAAATTCTGAATGGGTTTATGGTTTGACAGAAGAAAAGGTCTATCAAGAAGTTGCTGCTTATTataaaagagctttaaaataaaaatattcccaCTTTAGCCCCACAATCTACTTACTGACTGAGCGACACAAACACATTTAGGTGAACTCCCACCTCCACAAAGGTCATTTTACTACATCCCAAACCTCCAGCTGATAAGAAAGCAATTACGCTATATATCATCCCCTTAGAACTTTATGGTTGTATGgctgtattttccctttgtgaTACGTAATACGTCATACCAATGTGTATGCAGCCTGTTAGCAGGAGCATCAGATAAAGTATTCTCACACCttgtaaattaattttatacCCAAAGCAAAAGAGTTACCTCCAAACGCAGTCCCTTTCCATGTCCGTCCGGTTACTAGCTGGAACGGCCGCGTTGAGATCTCCTGACCAGCAGCAGCGACTCCAACTATCACACTGACTCCCCAGCCTTTGTGGCAGGCTTCTAAGGCAGCCCTCTACGCACATAGACAGGACAAAACACAGCGTGTACAGATAACGTTTACACTGCCTATACTGGCACAGGTTTCAGTACCTCACCCTCAGCCACGTTAATATTTAAGGAACAGTAAATACACTGAAAGTTACATTAAGTCTCCCATTTGTTCAGACCCCTTATTCTAATGATTCactttgctctttttatttcctgtctgGCTTCCAGAGAAGTCATTGTGAACTCCTACAGGGAGCTGGGATAAACTAAGCAGAGACCACACAGACCATGAAGCTGACAGCTTAGCAATGTTGTCGTCACACCTGAAAACCAAGCCTTACACTCACTGTTTCTAAAGGTTAAATTCACTATCTGGGGGAGAAAGGAGATACTTGAGTATGCAGTCCTTGAGATTTTACTATTTGTAGTACAGTATATTTCATATTgtatttgttaattaaaatgatttcaaacaTTTGCATAGtataagaaaactattttaacCTAAGAAGTTGCATTTTCACTATTGGGGTTGGATATAAATTGACCTTTTTAGTCATAGTAGTTACCaatactatttaaaaataaactaattatTACCATGGCATGTTTTCAATAACAAGAAAGCAGCTCATTTTCCTGTTCAGCTGAACAACTAAGTGGCACCTAGCTAACCACCCCCAAGTGCTGCATTTATGCCAACACTCACCATGACTCCAACGTTACCAACACACTCAAACGAGTAGTCTACACCACCATCAGTCATCTCAATCAGCACCTCCTGTACGGGCTTCTCAAAGTCTTGAGGGCTAATGCACTCAGTAGCTCCAAACTCCTTGGCTCTGGCAAAGGTATTCTTGTTTATGTCAATGCCAATGATCCGGGATGCTCCTGATGCTTTACAGCCCATAATTGCAGCCAGCCCAACTCCTCCTAAACCAAAGACCGCACATGTGGAGCCAGGTTCCACCTAGGGGAAAAATAGAGAGCTGTGAGCAACAGAGAAAATTCGTCCTTCCATGAGTGGGAAATACTGATTTAAAGATCtattatgaagaaaaagtgtGGGATAAATTCAAAAGCAACCATAGCCTTTACCTTAGCAGTGTTAACAGCAGCCCCATAGCCTGTAGAGACACCACAACCCAGCAGGCACACTTTATCGAGAGGTGCTGCAGGATCTATCTTAGCTACTGAGATATCGGCCACCACCGTGTACTCTGAGAAGGTGCTAGTCCCCATGAAGTGGtaaatctgctttcctttgcaggtGAATCTGCTGGTACCATCAGGCATGAGTCCTTTCCCTTGAGTAACTCTTAAGGCAAAGACAGGAAAGTAGAGTCAGAGTATTTGGCAGTAATCAATCTCACCAGGAAGTATCCTTTAAGTCTACTATAGGTAGAGACTCAAAGCCTATAGGTAGTCTAGTTATAGTTACATAATTGCACCATAGATTTTTGAAACATTGCAATAAACCGTAAGTTGACAGAAATCAACTATCAAACAATATTAATGATACGTCTGTCCCAATGACAGGGAGTCCTTCCCTTCCTTTGATTTACTACCTCCACTGCTTACCAGACCCAGCTGGAGATCCAGCAGGGAAGCAGGTGttcaggaaaaacagctttctctGTAATTCTGTACCACTCAAAGCCTCCGATGTTTGCACCAAGAACTAAATTCCCTAAAGCATTTCCTTCAAGTACAGATTAAATATGGAATCAAGGCAATTatgttttcagagctgtgaaaaGAAGCTAACAGCTCACACCTTCACAAACACgaaaacagaaagatttagTCAAGAAATACTATGGAAGAACATGAAGTAATTTATAACTGACCCCCTAAAGCACATACTTTCCACATCAGAAAATGATTCACCAAGAGTTTTACTTCTCAAAGAATCTGTCAATTACTTTTGAAAACTAGAACAGGCATATATTCAACAGACTGTGTGTCAAGGCAGAAAGCATACAGACCTTATCTTTTGGCACAGATTAGTTTTAGGATTCTTGCAGAACTTGCACTCGCCACACTGGGGGATGTACAGAGGGATCACGGTATCCcctagagaagaaaagaatctggCTATTATGGAGTCAACCAaggctttaaaagaaacacagcttgTTTAAAACTTCTGTGTTAGAGACTGCTTAGAGCACAGAGTAACACTGCTTATGGAGTGCTGGCTAGAACACTTTCTCACACCTGAACAGAAAGCTAATCAGAAGTTGATCATTCCAGAACAAACGGGAACAtgactgtaaaacaaaacaacctcaaGCTAATAGAAATACAATAAGACATTTTTAGGctctttaattaaaacagcaggTGATAACtatcatttcttctcattatgTTGATCCAACTTCAAGTAAGAAATCTGGAGTCTTCCAATCCTTAAGCCACGAGCACATAGAATAAATAGCATTATCCCTCAGTGTCCCtcacagacaaaagaaatgcatgtaGACATACTCCCTAAAACGAAACAATAATTCCTGCAATATACTGTGTGAGTAGCCAGATTTGAGAGTTGATCTTGTAGTAAAGCACCACTTGTAAGGAAATCATAAAAGACTGAAGATGCAAGGTATTTTCTTACCGGGCTTTACTTTTGTTACTCCTTCCCCAACACTTTCTACAATTCCAGCTCCTTCGTGACCCAAAATCACAGGGAAACGTCCCTCGGGATCTGCACCGCTCAGA
This region of Coturnix japonica isolate 7356 chromosome 4, Coturnix japonica 2.1, whole genome shotgun sequence genomic DNA includes:
- the LOC107313656 gene encoding alcohol dehydrogenase class-3 isoform X1, yielding MASGVIKCKAAVAWETGKPLSIEEVEVAPPKAHEVRIKVVATALCHTDAYTLSGADPEGRFPVILGHEGAGIVESVGEGVTKVKPGDTVIPLYIPQCGECKFCKNPKTNLCQKIRVTQGKGLMPDGTSRFTCKGKQIYHFMGTSTFSEYTVVADISVAKIDPAAPLDKVCLLGCGVSTGYGAAVNTAKVEPGSTCAVFGLGGVGLAAIMGCKASGASRIIGIDINKNTFARAKEFGATECISPQDFEKPVQEVLIEMTDGGVDYSFECVGNVGVMRAALEACHKGWGVSVIVGVAAAGQEISTRPFQLVTGRTWKGTAFGGWKSVDNVPKLVTDYMSKKIKVDEFVTHTLPFDKINEAFDLMHQGKSIRTVLKL
- the LOC107313656 gene encoding alcohol dehydrogenase class-3 isoform X2, which gives rise to MATSGKVIRCRAAVAWAAGKSLSVEEIEVAPPKAHEVRIKVVATALCHTDAYTLSGADPEGRFPVILGHEGAGIVESVGEGVTKVKPGDTVIPLYIPQCGECKFCKNPKTNLCQKIRVTQGKGLMPDGTSRFTCKGKQIYHFMGTSTFSEYTVVADISVAKIDPAAPLDKVCLLGCGVSTGYGAAVNTAKVEPGSTCAVFGLGGVGLAAIMGCKASGASRIIGIDINKNTFARAKEFGATECISPQDFEKPVQEVLIEMTDGGVDYSFECVGNVGVMRAALEACHKGWGVSVIVGVAAAGQEISTRPFQLVTGRTWKGTAFGGWKSVDNVPKLVTDYMSKKIKVDEFVTHTLPFDKINEAFDLMHQGKSIRTVLKL